The sequence below is a genomic window from Zootoca vivipara chromosome 9, rZooViv1.1, whole genome shotgun sequence.
TGTTCAACATGAGCGTCTAAAGAGGGCTAGGATCCTAAGTAATGCTTCCTCAGTTTTGATAACCAATGGTCACAAACCACCATAAACAGGTATTCCACCACGCAGAAGCTTAATTAGCCCACAGCTACTACAAAGAGACTTCCCCAATGCATTTACTGACAAGCTGCACAACCCTCTTTCACCCCACCTCCTGGATCAAGTCTACACAATCCAGGAGGTGGGACAAATTAGGGTTGTGCAGCCTGTTACTGCTCAGGTGAGCAACGTAAACAGCAGGTGGAAGCAACCATGGTTTACAGTGCTCACAATGTAGGcaggagggaaaaggggggaaatgtggtgGGATTTTAATACTGCTGTGGGATGATGGGATCAGAATATTTCTGAGTGCACTTGGATTACACTTTCAAATTCAATCCTCTTtcaattcaattattattattattattattattattattattattattattattattagcttctgAGCAGGGATCTCTGCATTTTGTTTATCAGCCCTTGCCATCCGCTTCTTTACTTAAAGtaaacctgttgaaattaatggttcTAACGTgttcatgtttattaatttcaatgggaatactctgagtaaaacttagtcgAACACCATTCTATGCTAATAGCAGTTGCAATCCAGATATAATATAGCATGAGCAGTCTAAATTgctaaaaaaacctccagagcaggattaGAATCCAGATCAACTGAGCCATCTGTGGGTATCGTTTTATCTTCCACACACCTTTTAGTCAATATTTCATGCACACATTCTGAGGATTCTAGCCAATGTTGATTGAACTGAGAATGGTTGAAACTATACATGGCTCAACAACCTTGCTTGCAAGGTTCATCCATGGCTTGCGAAGACAGGCAAGTTGGAGGCTCTCTTACAACACTGGAATTGCAAAGGGGGAGCAATGTTCTCTGCCCCTCCTCCAGCCCCAAACAGAGACAGACGTGTGCCCCTGTGTCTGCTGGAGTTCCAACCACGAGGAAAGCATGGAGATGAAAGGAGCACACCCACCCCTGTGGCCCTTGCAGGAAGGGACAGCAGAGCCGCACTGGGGGCTCTTAACTGCATCTGGCAGGTTTTGAGCTCCAGCCACacggcaggtgccttcactgtacctCCCTAGTTTTGAATTGTACTTTATACATATTGCAAGCTACCATGTGACAAttgttttcaaaaagcaaattATAAATCTatctaatcaatcaatcaatatatctGGGCAGAAGAAATCTTGACTCTGCGCCTCTTTGGAGCTCGGAGCTCCAGCCATCTAAAAGGGAGAGAGGCTGCCCACAGCACATCACTGCCCCTCTCTGGCTTTGTGCTGGACACAGAAGGAGTACCCTGGTTTTTCACCGAAGCTGTGCTGTGTTTCCAAACGCCAAACAAGGCCAGGGACAAAGACCCTGCTCTCTGGGTAGGGAGATGTCCTGGCTTTGCAAATATTTGGTCCACCAAGACCACCTAAAATTTATTGATCCCTGAAACTTAACAATACATTGGGTATACGAGTTCACAAATGGGAGAGACATACCAAAGCAGCTTTCAATACTGGAACTAGCCGTGGCAACAACGGAATGGCTTTCTGAGCGGCACCTGCCACCAAGAGCAATTCTTTAAAGCCCTCCTTGGATACAAATGTATACGGATGCCTTGTTTCTCTTAATCCCTGCCacagaaataaaaaacaacatcATAGTAAGCTCTACCTGCCCACCATCTCTGctgataaaaatacaaatatctcAAAAAGTACAGTATATTACACTCTTTTCATTACAGGCATTCAAAACACACTTGTGCCACCTTGTGGCTCCATCGAACGTAACGTTGTTAAGCAAATCGTTACATACCGAAATTTCTCAACATGTGTATTTTCTTACCATCATTTTGTTTATCCATTTATTTCTACATTTATTCAGGAACAGTACATAATCAGTATTATTTCTAGGCCTTCTGCTCATGCTGCAACAGGTAGAACAGTATCCTGTATAACTCCCAACAAAACAATGCAACCTTAGCTGCCACTAGACAACCATAACTCATTGACAGACTCCTGGTCATGGGGAGTTAAGGGCACAACTGACTTCTAGTAGTCCCCTCCACTCCCAAGTCCTGAAAAAGGATTCTGCCCCACAGTGTATAAGGGTCTCACTGGAGAAATGCCCCCAGTGGCTCAACAGTTCAGGCAGATTCCAGGATCCACTGCAGCCTCAGAAATCATGGCACACCAGATTATTTCTAACGGATGTTCAGAAGTGTTTTCTCTTCTCACATATCAGAAACAGAGATTTGGAAagcctttaaaaatgtaatattcaATTTGACACGCTGTTGAGGCTCAAAATGCATGTTTGATGTGATTCAATTATTGCTTATAATTATATATCTGCACACTCTTAGCAGATGCAGAAGATAAACGAAACATGCCAATTATATAATTTGGATGGGGTAACTGAACAAAGCAGACGCCAAGAGCAAACTCATATCTTTGGTAATTGACTTCCAGGCTGTTTCTTCTAGGAAGTGAATTCAGTAGCACACTAAAAAGGCTTTTCTTGTCAGACAGAACTGAGGTCAGATGTAGATGTTCAAAAGGATATACAGCACTGCACACCCACATGCAGTCCTGAATGAAGTACACTAATCAAGATAATATATACAATTTAGAAACAGGGCTAAGCAAAGCTCACAGGAAAAATGTGTGATCACTATGCATACCCAACACTGAGAAGCAAAGATGGAGTACTGCTCTTTTTGGAAGATATGCAAAATGCACCTATGTAGATGGCAAGGCCTCtagcaaacatttttttctgctCTTGGCTATACCGCTATGAAGCACAGAACACTAGTTTAACTTTCTGGAACAGCTAATAGTAAACTAAATTTAGCaacagctatacagtggtacctctagttacggactcgatccgttctggggtgccattcacacccgaaaagtccgtaactagagtgCCGCTTCTATGCACGCACGCAGCGTGATAGAGCTCTTTATACTCAAGTGGCGTTTGCAAGCCagaaagacgcaacatgaacctaacgcagcacaaggtatgactgtactgaaaaCACTATTTCAAAACAGCAAGTGAGCCGCTCAGAGATTTAAAAAAtagtgataataatagtaatttattacttgtaccccacccatctgactgggttgccccagccactctgggcaatttccagcacatataaaaacatagtaaaacattaaaccaggcatccccaaacttcggccctccagatgttttggcctacaactcccatgatccctagctaacaggaccagtggtcggggaagatgggaattgtagtccaaaacatcaggagggccgaagtttggggatgcctgcattaaacctTAACAAGcttcttaataaataataataattttattgagtgtttttataaattcttttatataaacaaaacatttaataTACCACTCACCAATTATCCATGTGTGACAATGAAGTATTTATACAATTTATACAAAATCGTTAAAACGGACAACATGTttaatttttacatatatatatataaaggatatATAAAGGGTTTGTGGCCAATATTAATGCAGGTAGCTTTTTCTTCCCCAGCCTCCTTTCCcagagagcaggcatccccaaacttcggccctccagatgttttggcctacaactcccatgatccctgggctaacaggaccagtggtaggggaagatgggaattgtagtccaaaacatctggagggccgaagtttggggatgcctgccatagagcaaCAGTTTGTGGGCAATCAACAGAGACCATACAGAGTTATGATGAGGAAGAAGGACAGGTGGCTCACTGGACCGGAATACTATTAGCCTGCTATATTTCTGGATTATGTATAGCCAGGGTtgtgttgtctgggcagcccaggacgtCCATAAAGACAGTGCAGGCCTGTGTGCCAGGGAGATCACTTCGGTGctactaatgcagcagtttgactttactcACCACTGCAGTCTCTACTTCTCTTCAAAAGATTACTTACACTATATCCCCAACTTTTTAATCTATTAAGGAGGAGAGTTGACACTCAGttactttgctttgtttttaagctaCTTCCAACTTTTTGTTGCAATTTTAATTAATTCAGCTGGAGTATTTGGTTGATGGATGACcagcatatttaaaaacaacaaattatCAAAACATGCAACATAGGTAGGGTGGTTTCAACTTGattctaaagagagagagaaaaacgttCACCTCTGCCAAAGTTATAAGAAGAGGATCAAACTGAAGCGTTTCAGGACGACAATCCCACTGTAATTTGTGTTTTACAGAGCCATGAACTAACCTGAAACAGAAAAGTTAAGAATCAACAATCAGGCATGGCTGTACTGATCCCACTTCATGCCAAAGATCCTAAAATACTGTTCCAAAAGAACTAAGCCTGTGTGAGTTCAGGTATATTCATGGCGCACCCCCCttttggaagaggaagaagaagaagagtttggatttgatatcccgctttatcactacccgaaggagtctcaaagcggctaaccatctcctttcccttcctcccccacaacaaacactctgtgaggtgggtggggctgagagacttcagagaagtgtgactagcccaaggtcacccagcagctgcatgtggaggagcggagacacaaacccggttccccagattacgagtctaccgctcttaaccactacaccacactggctctcacacagACTCTTATTAAAAATGTAAGACCGCCCAATCAAAAAAGGAGATTATTTTAATACAATTATGGATGATATCCAACATTAGCCATactcagacagcatggccaaaggtcaggggtcATGAAAGTTGCATTCCAAGAGCCACAGGTTAACCACTCCTGTAGTAGAGGCTTTTAGGGCCTGTTCACACATGGATGTTCATAATTTGATGGCAACAGCATGAAGTGTTGGTGTCCATGTGTAAATCAGCAGCCAGATAACACTGGTAGTACATTCACCTCGCATATCATGCTTTTGAATGAAAAAATGTTCACACGTCCTCCTACCAGTTATGAACTGAGGGACATGCAATACCTTAGTGTTATTCCCATTAGCAATATTGAGTGACACACCTGATAATGCCTTCTGAACATTTGTTCTTATGATAAGCAAACCAAAAGCCTTCACAGAATGTTGACCAATGATACAAAGCCTATTGTTTAACTATGTTCCTTATGTTCACCCACTTCTGACCCCCAATTCTTACCTGCAAGGAATTCCCCCTTTAGAGTAAATGGCAGCAAAGGCAGAAGGAGCCCTCGATTGACCACCAAACTAGAAAAAAAAGAGATGAAAGTGAGTTAGTCAGCCAAGAGGCAGATAAGTTcagttgtatttattttttaaaacctggaGATTTACCCAGTCAAAAAATGCTTTTCAAGTCCCATATTAATTCAAGATTCATTTAAATGTCCTTAAATGTCTCCTACTAAAAGCAACAGGACTTGAAATGCTTAGCTTTGATTTGATTTCAAAAACAGCATATATGCAACAGTTGAGCAGAAGGtgcaaaaatgcaaatttaaataatCTGAATGcagaacaataaaaatacagagaGTAAATGCAGGCAATGCAATGTGTATCTAATGCCTGGAAAAGCACCCATAATGACAAGCAGAGATGCTTCACTTTTACAAGAATATCATAATTTACTGCATACTACATACAAGAACAGTCATATAAGAGTCACTTCTTTGTTACTGAGAATGcactttcttattttaaaaagcaattctcAGAACTTTCCAAGTAAATCAAAGAACTTGGAAATATAGACATTATGAAGTATTGCCATTTAGTACTCACTTTTGTCACCTGAGGCAGGTACAGTTTTACTCAAGGCAACCATTCATATGAAATGCCATCATGGCCATCAGCAGTACCAAGGCTTTAACAAGGCAAAATCCACTAAAACTTGACTGCAAATAGAGAATCCCAAACCAGGGTTCCAAACTAAGGCTATACAGTATTTTGCTGCATACCCTGGAATTCAGAGGTGCAAGAATGGGCACTCAACTGAATTTCCAAACAACTTAAGTGTCTTCCAGCAAAGTTGCTTCTAAAAATCACTGACAAAAAGCAAGTCAGCCAAGGAGGAATGAGCGTGGGCAGATGGCACTGAGTGCTGAGTGACTGTTGTGGGGACGGAATGAAAAATCAAAGGGTGGGAATGGCAAGGAGtattctggagcagcagagatttGCTCCCCAAATTTTGATACCCTTAACTCAGTTCAGCAGAGATTGTGCTTATCACCTTATTCTCCCTTTTTCGccacattctttttaaaatcacctGCATAATTTGCTGAAGAAATGGGCTAACATCTTTATGTGGCCACTAGTAGTTCTGCCTGTACTTACCGGATCAATTGTTTTGGGATTAAGTCTGTCACTGGGCCTGGGCTGCGGCTTAATTACAGGATCTGGAGAAGTCAATGCAGTGGGTGACGGCTTTCTTTTCTGTGTCACACTTTTCTTAGCCATTTGAGAACCTGAAGACATTCTTTTACCACTACTCCCTACggcaccaaaaacaaaaaaaaagacccCACAGAAGAAAGCAGGGATGGTATTTACATTCTTGATGAAAAATAATTTGTATTATAAGGCAGGTAAATAAAACATAGTTCAGCTGTCACTGAATTGTAAAGACATACCACTTGCTCCATTTTTCAAACATGTGCTTTCACATTTCTTGGTTTGCTGCATACCTCCTTGGGAGGTATGTAGAGACACCTGAGCAAAGAGAAATTGATACTGGTTGGCATCACTTTGCATTTGTATCTTGGTATCACAAATTCTTAAGGGACTGTTCAAATAGAAGGGCTATTAAACAGAAGAAAATCTGCATTTTTAAGAGTCCTATGGACATTTGAAGAAATCCCTGCAGGGTTAACCAAAAGGGCATCATTATCTGTAGATGGATCTTAGGCAGCTCTTTTATGGCACAAAGTATTTACAGGCAACCCCCTCATTTATGTGTGTTCAATATTTGCGCAACCGGGCACATGCA
It includes:
- the PACRGL gene encoding PACRG-like protein, yielding MQQTKKCESTCLKNGASGSSGKRMSSGSQMAKKSVTQKRKPSPTALTSPDPVIKPQPRPSDRLNPKTIDPFGGQSRAPSAFAAIYSKGGIPCRLVHGSVKHKLQWDCRPETLQFDPLLITLAEGLRETRHPYTFVSKEGFKELLLVAGAAQKAIPLLPRLVPVLKAALAHSDGEVFERGLNALIQLSAVVGPALNDHLKNLLSSLSKRQMSKKYKEQTTDALQKLEQYGGKESLTVIKAKIPTYCSISS